Proteins from a single region of Sinorhizobium alkalisoli:
- a CDS encoding ABC transporter ATP-binding protein, whose product MATLETRDLHTHFGQVRAVDGVDLDVKNGEFIVLLGASGSGKTTLMRTIAGLEKPTSGEVYIGGRLANRLPPKTRNIAMVFQSYALYPHKTAYRNIAFPLQASHMPADKIRSRVTWAANLLSISHLLDRRPRALSGGERQRVALARALVREPAIFLMDEPLSNLDAKLRHSARRELKRLHRETGVTTIYVTHDQVEAMGLGERVAVMNAGRIEQIGAPLDIYRNPVNTFVAQFMGSPPMNLVQRNGTLIGFHAEDFFPRGRGPNSGDMEQLTFRVVQVEELGSEVLVYGYVAEDEREPPPEVLATLPTALVSGYIAEGAEYPFEVPRPAIRHFDPATGLRKD is encoded by the coding sequence TTGGCTACGCTCGAGACACGCGACCTTCATACCCACTTCGGTCAAGTCAGGGCGGTGGACGGCGTCGATCTCGACGTGAAAAACGGCGAGTTCATTGTCCTGCTTGGCGCATCCGGTTCCGGCAAGACAACCTTGATGCGGACGATCGCGGGCCTGGAGAAGCCCACATCCGGCGAGGTCTACATAGGCGGGCGGCTTGCAAACCGCCTGCCTCCAAAGACCCGCAACATTGCCATGGTCTTCCAGAGTTATGCCCTCTACCCCCACAAGACGGCATACAGGAACATCGCCTTCCCGCTACAGGCTTCGCACATGCCGGCGGACAAGATCCGCTCCCGCGTGACGTGGGCAGCCAATCTTTTGAGCATCAGCCACCTCCTTGACCGGAGGCCGCGGGCACTCTCCGGGGGGGAGCGCCAGCGCGTCGCTTTGGCACGGGCCCTGGTCAGGGAGCCGGCGATTTTTCTGATGGACGAACCGCTATCCAATCTCGACGCCAAGCTGCGGCATTCCGCACGCCGGGAACTGAAGCGCCTGCACCGGGAAACGGGCGTGACCACCATTTACGTGACGCACGACCAGGTCGAAGCCATGGGCCTCGGCGAGCGGGTGGCGGTGATGAATGCCGGCCGCATCGAGCAGATCGGCGCGCCGCTCGATATTTACCGCAACCCGGTCAACACCTTCGTGGCTCAGTTCATGGGGTCGCCGCCCATGAATCTCGTTCAGCGCAACGGAACGCTGATCGGTTTCCACGCGGAAGATTTTTTTCCACGCGGCCGGGGGCCAAACTCGGGAGACATGGAGCAGCTGACATTTCGCGTGGTCCAGGTCGAGGAACTCGGTAGCGAAGTCCTCGTGTACGGCTACGTCGCCGAGGACGAGAGAGAGCCGCCGCCGGAGGTGCTCGCGACACTGCCGACGGCACTGGTGAGCGGCTATATCGCCGAAGGAGCGGAATACCCCTTCGAGGTTCCGCGCCCGGCCATACGCCACTTCGACCCGGCGACGGGCCTGCGGAAGGACTGA
- a CDS encoding carbohydrate ABC transporter permease, with amino-acid sequence MMATEILEEYGTRQRLLDSDRLLAGALIAPAIIYIVALMGVPFVLSIYYSLSDVTTGGTDAPFVGLANFRALIGDPTFQQTLYNTFLLSGMTLVVVLVLGTIQAELLIRSFRGKWLVRFLILLPWTAPVSLSVIGWLWMFDSIFSPIDWSLREAGLLGQPGALFGPTTNLYWLGSGGLPMASIILVNVWRILPLGTVIVLAGLNSIPREVEEQALIDGAGYFRRLFQITLPMMLPIFGIAVLFTFVFTFTDMVLVYILTRGGPANSTHVLTTLAFFTGVQGGSLGQGAAVALFMFPVLTALSAIVLMLIRRREV; translated from the coding sequence ATGATGGCGACAGAGATCCTGGAGGAATACGGAACGCGGCAGCGGCTGCTCGACTCCGACAGGCTGCTCGCCGGCGCCCTGATCGCACCCGCGATCATTTATATCGTGGCGTTGATGGGCGTGCCGTTTGTCCTTTCCATTTACTATAGCCTGAGCGACGTGACGACTGGCGGAACGGATGCCCCTTTCGTGGGGCTGGCGAATTTCCGGGCCCTGATCGGCGACCCGACCTTTCAGCAGACGCTCTACAACACTTTCCTCCTGTCCGGCATGACGCTCGTGGTCGTGCTTGTGCTCGGCACGATCCAGGCGGAACTCCTGATAAGGTCCTTCCGGGGCAAGTGGCTGGTGCGGTTCCTCATTCTGCTGCCGTGGACCGCACCGGTCTCGCTCAGTGTCATCGGATGGCTGTGGATGTTCGATTCCATCTTCAGCCCCATCGACTGGTCTCTTCGCGAGGCGGGACTGCTCGGGCAACCCGGCGCGCTGTTCGGCCCGACCACCAATCTCTACTGGCTGGGCAGCGGCGGACTGCCCATGGCATCCATCATCCTGGTGAATGTCTGGCGCATCCTGCCGCTCGGCACCGTGATCGTACTTGCCGGCCTCAATTCCATCCCCCGGGAAGTTGAGGAACAGGCGCTCATCGACGGGGCCGGCTATTTCCGACGCCTGTTTCAGATAACCTTGCCGATGATGCTGCCCATCTTCGGCATCGCTGTTCTTTTCACCTTCGTGTTCACCTTCACGGACATGGTGCTTGTCTACATTCTCACTCGCGGCGGACCTGCCAATTCCACCCACGTGTTGACCACCCTCGCCTTCTTCACCGGGGTGCAAGGCGGTTCGCTGGGACAGGGCGCAGCGGTTGCGCTTTTCATGTTCCCGGTGCTGACGGCATTGTCGGCAATCGTCCTGATGCTCATCCGCCGGCGGGAGGTTTGA
- the yidD gene encoding membrane protein insertion efficiency factor YidD: MCARPEHEQDLVGCKDRAGGRGRNWYGPFRRTPGRLFGMGVIRLYQLTLSSFIGSSCRHLPTCSEYGFEAIARHGLWAGGWLTLFRVVRCGPGGTYGFDPVPDALAPRQRWYVPWRYWQRHRKEADA; encoded by the coding sequence ATGTGCGCCCGCCCCGAGCATGAGCAGGATCTCGTCGGGTGCAAGGATCGCGCCGGCGGCAGGGGACGGAATTGGTACGGGCCGTTTCGAAGGACGCCCGGGCGTCTCTTCGGCATGGGGGTGATCCGCCTCTATCAGCTGACGCTGTCCAGTTTCATCGGCAGTTCCTGCCGGCACCTGCCGACCTGCTCGGAATATGGTTTCGAGGCCATCGCACGGCATGGCCTCTGGGCAGGCGGTTGGCTGACGCTTTTCCGGGTCGTGCGCTGTGGCCCGGGAGGGACGTATGGTTTCGATCCGGTGCCGGACGCCCTTGCGCCGCGCCAGCGCTGGTATGTGCCCTGGCGCTACTGGCAGCGGCATCGCAAGGAGGCTGACGCGTGA
- a CDS encoding CBS domain-containing protein — protein MSVRAILNEKGRNVVTVAPQVTVQEAATFLHDNHIGAVVVLDPDDRIVGILTERDIVAAIAKYGAPCLDQPVSSVMWENVYCCREEMTVQTLMEMMSKLRARHLPVETGGRLAGIISIGDVVKYHIRAMERETEEIKAYIAG, from the coding sequence ATGTCAGTACGAGCAATCCTTAACGAAAAAGGCCGCAATGTCGTGACCGTCGCGCCGCAGGTGACGGTGCAGGAAGCGGCGACCTTTCTCCACGACAATCACATCGGCGCCGTGGTCGTTCTCGATCCGGACGACCGTATCGTCGGCATTCTCACGGAACGCGACATCGTCGCCGCGATTGCAAAATACGGTGCCCCCTGTCTCGACCAGCCGGTTTCGTCCGTGATGTGGGAGAATGTCTATTGCTGCCGTGAGGAGATGACTGTTCAGACGCTCATGGAGATGATGAGCAAATTGCGCGCGCGCCATCTGCCCGTGGAAACGGGGGGGCGTCTCGCCGGCATCATATCGATCGGTGACGTGGTCAAATACCACATTCGCGCCATGGAGCGCGAAACCGAAGAGATCAAGGCCTATATCGCAGGGTGA
- a CDS encoding iron-sulfur cluster assembly scaffold protein, translating into MMDDIYNSRILEFAGNIPRIGMLADADAEAAAHSKLCGSKVRVWLKMDGDVVTDFAHDVKACALGQASSSIMARHVVGAKAEEIRKARQDMLDMLKADGDGPSGRFEDMRFLMPVRDYKARHASTMLTFDAVVDAIGQVEAKRLAAAV; encoded by the coding sequence ATGATGGATGACATTTACAACAGTCGGATTCTCGAGTTCGCCGGCAACATTCCGCGTATCGGAATGCTCGCCGACGCCGATGCGGAAGCCGCGGCGCATTCGAAGCTCTGCGGTTCGAAAGTCAGGGTGTGGCTGAAGATGGACGGCGACGTCGTCACTGATTTCGCCCATGACGTCAAGGCCTGCGCACTGGGGCAGGCCTCGTCCTCGATCATGGCGCGCCACGTCGTGGGAGCGAAGGCGGAGGAAATCCGCAAGGCCCGCCAGGACATGCTGGATATGCTCAAGGCCGATGGCGACGGGCCGTCCGGTCGCTTCGAGGACATGCGCTTCCTGATGCCGGTCCGCGACTACAAGGCCCGCCATGCCTCGACGATGCTGACCTTCGATGCGGTCGTCGATGCGATCGGCCAGGTCGAGGCAAAGCGGCTCGCGGCCGCGGTATGA
- the hisI gene encoding phosphoribosyl-AMP cyclohydrolase has product MPLTFAPPPNDKAELETGSAFTPRFDEKGLVTAVVTDAHDGALLMVAHMNAEALALTIETGIAHYYSRSRNRLWKKGESSGNVQTVQEIRTDCDQDAVWLKVTVAGHDATCHTGRRSCFYRTVGIEGGKAAVSIEDDHRHFDPADIYGQG; this is encoded by the coding sequence ATGCCGCTCACTTTCGCCCCTCCCCCCAATGACAAGGCCGAACTCGAGACGGGCTCGGCCTTCACCCCACGTTTCGACGAGAAGGGGCTGGTGACGGCCGTCGTGACGGATGCACATGACGGCGCGTTGCTGATGGTCGCACACATGAACGCCGAGGCACTCGCGCTGACGATCGAAACCGGCATCGCCCATTATTACAGCCGCTCGCGCAACCGCCTTTGGAAGAAGGGCGAGAGCTCAGGCAATGTGCAGACGGTCCAGGAGATCAGGACCGATTGCGATCAGGACGCCGTCTGGCTGAAAGTAACGGTCGCCGGCCACGACGCCACCTGCCATACCGGACGCCGTTCCTGCTTCTACCGCACGGTTGGCATCGAGGGAGGCAAGGCGGCGGTGTCGATCGAGGACGACCACCGGCACTTCGATCCGGCCGATATCTACGGCCAAGGATAG
- a CDS encoding ABC transporter substrate-binding protein — protein sequence MSGTKHEQSRRRQSRTGKDARITRRTFVAAGSALGVAAAVAPWVITSARAQDKTLRILQWSHFVPAYDTWFDAFAKKWGEENGVQVSVDYINIADLAATTASEISAGSGHHLIELGPEAAQFEPSLIDMADINQEMASKYGKPFGVAERVSYNPVTKKHYAFCHGWTIDPGDYRKSLWEKAGMADGPVTWEDLLTVGARIKNEQGVQVGIGLSQEIDSNMAARAVLWSFDTSLQDENGTIILDQGENLKRTVDAVKYMKDLYDNALTPEVFSWNAASNNQALIAGRASYILNSISAYRSAQEARPDIAKDIFFTPALKGPGGTGWGNVHVLYNYVIPTFAGDNADTAKQFIAHLVANYDEAMYQSKLYNSPSFPEAPIASGQRSYATVAEAKTLNDLTAAWFDNDPFKLEDEADGKLRALKSAAEWTTNLGHPGYANPAIGEVFSTFVIPNMMANVARGQIAPEEAVKDAAAQIRKVFEAWRNRGLVQGG from the coding sequence ATGAGTGGAACAAAACATGAACAATCTCGCCGCAGGCAGTCCCGCACGGGCAAGGACGCTCGGATCACCAGAAGGACCTTTGTCGCAGCCGGCAGCGCGCTCGGCGTAGCCGCGGCGGTCGCCCCCTGGGTCATTACGAGCGCCAGAGCCCAGGACAAGACCCTCAGAATTCTCCAATGGAGCCATTTCGTTCCCGCATACGACACCTGGTTCGATGCTTTTGCCAAGAAATGGGGGGAAGAGAACGGCGTTCAAGTGAGCGTGGATTACATCAACATTGCCGATCTTGCCGCGACGACAGCCTCCGAGATTTCGGCCGGCTCCGGCCACCACCTGATCGAACTTGGGCCGGAGGCCGCCCAGTTCGAGCCGAGCCTGATCGACATGGCGGATATCAACCAGGAGATGGCCAGCAAATACGGCAAGCCTTTCGGCGTTGCCGAGCGAGTGAGCTACAATCCAGTGACGAAGAAGCACTACGCCTTCTGCCACGGATGGACGATCGATCCCGGCGATTACCGGAAATCACTTTGGGAGAAGGCCGGCATGGCCGACGGACCGGTGACCTGGGAAGACCTTCTGACCGTCGGAGCGAGGATCAAGAACGAGCAAGGCGTGCAAGTCGGCATCGGCCTGTCGCAAGAGATCGATTCCAACATGGCGGCACGCGCCGTGCTGTGGTCTTTCGATACGTCGCTGCAGGACGAGAACGGTACCATTATCCTCGACCAGGGTGAGAATCTGAAACGCACCGTTGACGCGGTGAAGTACATGAAGGACCTGTATGACAACGCGCTGACGCCGGAGGTGTTCTCCTGGAACGCGGCCTCCAATAATCAGGCGCTGATTGCCGGCCGCGCTTCCTATATCCTGAATTCGATATCGGCCTATCGCTCGGCACAGGAAGCCCGGCCCGACATCGCCAAGGACATCTTCTTCACACCGGCTCTGAAGGGACCCGGCGGCACCGGCTGGGGCAACGTCCACGTACTTTACAACTACGTCATTCCCACTTTCGCCGGGGACAACGCCGACACGGCCAAGCAGTTCATCGCCCACCTGGTCGCGAACTATGACGAGGCCATGTATCAGAGCAAGCTCTATAATTCGCCGAGCTTCCCGGAAGCGCCGATCGCAAGCGGCCAGCGCAGCTATGCTACGGTGGCCGAAGCGAAGACCCTGAACGATCTCACAGCGGCCTGGTTCGACAACGATCCGTTCAAGCTGGAGGACGAGGCCGACGGCAAGCTCAGAGCGCTGAAATCCGCTGCCGAGTGGACGACGAATCTGGGCCATCCCGGCTACGCCAATCCGGCCATCGGGGAGGTCTTCAGTACCTTCGTGATCCCCAACATGATGGCCAATGTTGCGCGCGGGCAAATCGCGCCGGAAGAGGCGGTCAAGGATGCCGCCGCCCAGATCCGCAAGGTCTTCGAGGCGTGGCGCAACCGCGGACTGGTCCAGGGCGGCTGA
- the thrS gene encoding threonine--tRNA ligase — protein sequence MSHAVSLTFPDGSVREFAAGTTGRDVAEAISKSLAKKAVAIALDGELRDLSDGVTPGRIEIVTREDKRALELIRHDAAHVMAEAVQELWPGTQVTIGPVIENGFYYDFAKNEPFTPDDLPVIEKRMKEIIARNKSFTKEVWSREKAKEVFAAKGETYKVELVDAIPEDQAVKIYYQGDWFDLCRGPHMASTGQIGTAFKLMKVAGAYWRGDSNNPMLTRIYGTAWHSQEELDQYLHVLAEAEKRDHRRLGREMDLFHFQEEGPGVVFWHGKGWRMFQSLVSYMRRRLERDYQEVNAPQVLDKSLWETSGHWGWYRDNMFKVTVAGDDTDDDRVFALKPMNCPGHIQIFKHGLKSYRELPVRLAEFGAVHRYEPSGALHGLMRVRGFTQDDAHIFCTDEQMAAECLKINDLILSVYEDFGFEEIVVKLSTRPEKRVGSDELWDRAEAVMTDVLKTIEAQSEGRIKTGILPGEGAFYGPKFEYTLKDAIGREWQCGTTQVDFNLPERFGAFYIDSESEKRQPVMIHRAICGSMERFLGILLENFAGHMPLWISPLQVVVATITSEADDYGREVAARLREAGLTVETDFRNEKINYKVREHSVTKVPVIVVCGKREAEERSVNIRRLGSQAQTPMSLEEAVASLSSEAMAPDLKRRAEKDGRR from the coding sequence ATGTCACATGCAGTTTCCCTGACATTCCCTGATGGCTCCGTGCGTGAATTCGCCGCCGGCACGACCGGCCGTGACGTCGCCGAGGCGATCTCGAAGTCGCTCGCCAAGAAGGCTGTCGCGATCGCGCTGGATGGCGAGTTGCGCGACTTGTCGGACGGCGTGACCCCAGGCAGGATCGAGATCGTCACGCGGGAAGACAAGCGCGCTCTGGAACTGATCCGCCATGATGCCGCGCATGTCATGGCGGAGGCCGTGCAGGAATTGTGGCCGGGAACGCAGGTCACCATCGGTCCGGTCATCGAAAACGGTTTCTACTACGATTTTGCGAAGAACGAACCCTTCACGCCCGATGACCTGCCCGTCATCGAGAAAAGGATGAAGGAGATCATCGCGCGCAACAAGTCTTTCACCAAGGAGGTCTGGTCGCGCGAAAAGGCAAAGGAGGTCTTTGCCGCCAAGGGCGAGACCTACAAGGTCGAACTTGTCGATGCGATCCCGGAAGACCAGGCCGTGAAGATCTATTACCAGGGTGACTGGTTCGATCTCTGCCGCGGTCCGCACATGGCCTCCACCGGACAGATCGGCACGGCCTTCAAGCTGATGAAGGTGGCCGGCGCCTATTGGCGCGGCGACAGCAACAATCCGATGCTGACGCGGATCTACGGCACCGCCTGGCATTCGCAGGAAGAACTGGACCAGTATCTGCACGTGCTTGCAGAAGCGGAGAAGCGCGACCACCGCCGCCTTGGCCGCGAGATGGACCTCTTCCATTTCCAGGAGGAAGGCCCGGGCGTCGTCTTCTGGCACGGCAAGGGCTGGCGCATGTTCCAGAGCCTCGTCTCCTATATGCGTCGCCGGCTCGAGCGCGATTATCAGGAAGTCAACGCGCCGCAGGTGCTCGACAAGTCGCTCTGGGAGACGTCCGGCCACTGGGGCTGGTATCGCGACAACATGTTCAAGGTGACGGTCGCCGGCGACGATACCGACGACGACCGCGTCTTCGCGCTGAAGCCGATGAACTGCCCTGGCCATATCCAGATCTTCAAGCACGGGCTGAAGTCCTATCGCGAACTGCCCGTGCGTCTTGCGGAATTCGGCGCCGTGCATCGCTACGAGCCGTCCGGCGCGCTGCACGGGCTCATGCGCGTGCGTGGTTTTACCCAGGACGACGCACATATCTTCTGCACGGACGAGCAGATGGCGGCGGAATGCCTGAAGATCAACGACCTGATCCTTTCGGTCTATGAGGATTTCGGCTTCGAGGAGATCGTCGTCAAGCTGTCGACGCGACCGGAAAAGCGCGTCGGCTCCGACGAACTCTGGGACCGTGCCGAAGCGGTGATGACCGACGTGCTGAAGACGATCGAGGCGCAGTCGGAAGGCCGCATCAAGACCGGCATCCTGCCGGGCGAGGGCGCCTTCTACGGGCCGAAGTTCGAATACACGCTGAAGGACGCGATCGGCCGCGAATGGCAGTGCGGAACGACGCAGGTCGACTTCAACCTGCCGGAACGCTTCGGCGCCTTCTATATCGACAGCGAATCGGAGAAGCGCCAGCCGGTGATGATCCATCGCGCCATCTGCGGCTCGATGGAGCGTTTCCTCGGCATCCTGCTCGAGAACTTCGCCGGCCATATGCCGCTCTGGATCTCGCCCTTGCAGGTGGTGGTCGCGACGATCACCTCGGAAGCGGATGATTATGGTCGCGAGGTCGCAGCGCGCCTGCGTGAGGCGGGGCTTACCGTCGAGACCGATTTCCGCAACGAGAAGATCAATTACAAGGTTCGCGAACACTCGGTGACGAAGGTTCCAGTGATCGTCGTCTGCGGCAAGCGCGAAGCGGAGGAGCGTTCGGTGAACATCCGGCGGCTCGGATCCCAGGCGCAGACGCCGATGTCGCTGGAGGAGGCGGTCGCCTCGCTCTCGTCCGAAGCGATGGCCCCGGACCTGAAGCGCCGAGCCGAGAAGGATGGCCGCCGCTGA
- a CDS encoding patatin-like phospholipase family protein: MLNWTFTRSNQLTDLSGPDGTSLTTTPPEPMPQPKKPRIAIALGGGAARGWAHIGVLRALDEEGIEIGMIAGTSIGALVGGCYLAGKLDELESFARSLTVRRIAGLLDFAIGGGGLFGGLRLTKRMQEHLQDLSIEALDRPFVAVATEVHSGHEVWLEKGALITAIRASYALPGIFEPINANGRTLMDGALVNPVPVSVCRAHEQQLVVAVNLNYDLYGRSAVVKHNAGIETPDEPAKANGHHSARLGMTSAMVQAFNIIQDRISRARLAGDPPDLALHPKLNDIGLSEFHRAGKAIDRGYQEAKARLTEIQRMQEALIR, encoded by the coding sequence ATGTTGAACTGGACATTTACGCGCAGCAACCAGTTGACCGATCTTTCCGGCCCGGATGGCACATCACTGACGACCACTCCTCCGGAACCGATGCCTCAGCCGAAAAAACCAAGGATTGCAATCGCGCTTGGCGGCGGCGCGGCCCGTGGCTGGGCCCATATCGGCGTGTTGCGAGCGCTCGACGAGGAAGGCATCGAGATCGGCATGATCGCCGGAACTTCGATCGGTGCCCTCGTCGGCGGCTGTTATCTCGCCGGGAAACTCGACGAGCTGGAAAGCTTCGCCCGCTCGCTCACGGTACGCCGCATCGCCGGCCTGCTCGATTTCGCGATCGGAGGCGGCGGATTGTTCGGCGGCCTGCGGCTCACCAAACGGATGCAAGAGCATCTACAGGATCTCAGCATCGAGGCCCTCGACCGTCCCTTCGTTGCCGTCGCGACGGAGGTTCACAGCGGCCACGAGGTATGGCTCGAGAAGGGCGCGCTCATTACCGCCATTCGCGCCTCCTATGCGCTGCCGGGCATTTTCGAGCCGATCAATGCCAATGGCCGCACGCTGATGGACGGGGCGCTGGTGAACCCCGTGCCCGTTTCGGTCTGCCGTGCCCACGAGCAGCAGCTGGTCGTCGCCGTCAATCTGAACTACGATCTTTATGGCCGCTCGGCCGTCGTCAAGCACAATGCAGGCATTGAAACCCCCGACGAGCCAGCCAAGGCTAACGGGCACCATTCGGCGCGCCTCGGCATGACCAGCGCCATGGTTCAGGCCTTCAACATTATCCAGGATCGCATCTCCCGGGCACGGCTTGCCGGCGATCCGCCGGATCTCGCCCTCCACCCGAAGCTGAACGACATAGGTTTGTCGGAGTTTCATCGCGCGGGCAAAGCGATCGATCGTGGTTACCAGGAGGCAAAGGCCAGACTGACCGAAATCCAGCGCATGCAGGAAGCCCTGATCCGCTGA
- the folE gene encoding GTP cyclohydrolase I FolE: MDAIVKNFPVLDDTSGRPSQKEAEEAVRVLLRWAGEDPTREGLRDTPQRVVKSYREIFGGYDLVAEDVLGRTFEEVSGYDDIVLEKDIPFYSHCEHHMVPIIGKAHVAYLPNGRVLGLSKIARAVDIYARRLQTQEAMTAQIARAIDETLAPRGVAVMVEAEHLCMAMRGVKKHGATTLTTTFTGAFKTDPAEQARFMTLLRGFK; this comes from the coding sequence ATGGACGCCATCGTAAAGAATTTCCCTGTGCTCGACGACACCAGCGGTCGCCCTTCGCAGAAGGAAGCCGAGGAAGCCGTTCGCGTATTGTTGCGCTGGGCAGGAGAAGACCCGACCCGAGAAGGACTGAGGGATACGCCTCAGCGCGTGGTCAAGTCGTATCGCGAGATCTTCGGGGGCTACGACCTCGTTGCCGAAGACGTGCTCGGCCGGACCTTCGAGGAGGTCTCCGGCTATGACGACATCGTGCTCGAGAAGGACATTCCGTTCTATTCACACTGCGAACATCACATGGTGCCGATCATCGGCAAGGCGCATGTGGCCTATCTGCCGAACGGGCGGGTGCTTGGTCTCTCCAAGATCGCCCGGGCCGTCGACATCTATGCCCGACGTCTGCAGACCCAGGAAGCAATGACGGCCCAAATCGCCCGGGCGATCGACGAAACGCTCGCGCCCCGCGGCGTGGCGGTGATGGTCGAGGCCGAACACCTGTGCATGGCGATGCGCGGCGTCAAGAAGCATGGCGCGACGACGCTCACGACCACGTTCACCGGCGCCTTCAAGACCGATCCGGCCGAACAGGCGCGCTTCATGACCCTGCTGAGGGGCTTCAAGTAA
- a CDS encoding DUF1697 domain-containing protein, whose protein sequence is MNSYVALLHSIVLGQGRRVVMADLRAMAVRLGYAAPRTLVATGNLVFEAPETPPAEIEARLESAFGATFGRHVDIVVRSGGDWLRLAAGNPFATAAEEDPTHVHVRVMRAPLPRAVLDDLRAYCSNGERVEIIGGDLWVDFQGQASASKLLGALTAKRLGIGTVRNWNTVRRLGAMLVP, encoded by the coding sequence ATGAACAGCTATGTTGCCCTGCTCCACAGCATCGTACTCGGCCAAGGCCGCCGCGTGGTGATGGCCGACTTGCGGGCGATGGCGGTGCGACTCGGCTATGCCGCGCCACGGACGCTTGTCGCCACCGGCAATCTGGTTTTCGAAGCACCGGAGACGCCGCCTGCGGAAATCGAAGCCAGGCTCGAATCGGCCTTCGGGGCGACCTTCGGTCGCCATGTGGACATCGTCGTGCGCTCGGGGGGCGACTGGCTGCGGCTTGCCGCCGGCAATCCCTTCGCAACCGCCGCCGAGGAGGATCCGACGCACGTCCACGTCCGGGTCATGCGCGCGCCGTTGCCGCGCGCCGTGCTTGATGACCTCCGGGCGTATTGTTCAAACGGCGAGCGCGTGGAGATCATTGGCGGCGATCTCTGGGTCGACTTCCAAGGCCAGGCGAGCGCATCGAAGCTGCTCGGCGCACTGACGGCGAAGCGCCTGGGCATCGGGACGGTACGCAACTGGAACACGGTCAGGCGGCTCGGCGCGATGCTGGTGCCGTGA
- a CDS encoding DUF2267 domain-containing protein, with amino-acid sequence MEYRQASADFDRFILEARDLAALQTTNQAYTMVQAVLRTFRRRIEISDALLFANALPPVLRAIFIDEWDLEEPIVPFSGRVAMTREVQAFRGDHNVSPDTAIADVAAALRRNVDESVLDRVLARFPQGAVDFWRA; translated from the coding sequence ATGGAGTACCGGCAGGCCTCGGCCGATTTCGACCGCTTCATCCTGGAGGCGCGCGACCTCGCCGCACTCCAGACGACCAACCAGGCCTACACGATGGTGCAGGCGGTGCTTCGGACCTTTCGCCGGCGCATCGAGATTTCCGACGCATTGCTGTTTGCCAACGCGCTGCCGCCGGTCCTGCGGGCGATCTTCATCGACGAGTGGGATCTGGAAGAGCCGATCGTGCCGTTTTCCGGCCGTGTCGCCATGACGCGTGAGGTACAGGCCTTTCGCGGCGATCATAACGTGTCGCCCGACACGGCGATTGCCGACGTGGCCGCGGCGCTGCGGCGCAACGTGGATGAATCGGTGCTCGACCGCGTTCTCGCGCGGTTCCCGCAAGGCGCCGTCGACTTCTGGCGGGCGTGA
- a CDS encoding nitroreductase family protein — MKTEIKLVDYLASRRSIPAFQMGAPGPGKTEVEEMLRLASRVPDHGKLAPWRFIVYRGEERVRISARLKEMALAAKPDLSEEMIRVEETRLTRAPVVVAVVSKAAPHFKIPEWEQVMSAGAVCLNLLMAANALGYASNWLTEWYAFDEKAYPLLGVEPGERIAGFIHIGTAMVPPTERPRPELKEIVTWVGGGA, encoded by the coding sequence ATGAAAACTGAAATTAAACTGGTGGACTATCTCGCTTCCCGCAGGTCCATTCCGGCCTTCCAGATGGGAGCACCCGGCCCAGGCAAAACCGAGGTGGAGGAGATGCTGAGGCTCGCCTCGCGCGTACCCGACCACGGCAAGCTGGCGCCGTGGCGTTTCATCGTCTACCGCGGGGAGGAGAGAGTGCGCATAAGTGCCCGGTTGAAGGAGATGGCGCTCGCCGCAAAGCCCGATCTTTCCGAAGAAATGATAAGGGTCGAGGAGACGCGGCTGACGCGTGCCCCTGTCGTCGTCGCCGTGGTCAGCAAGGCGGCTCCGCATTTCAAGATTCCCGAATGGGAGCAGGTGATGTCGGCGGGTGCCGTTTGCCTCAACCTGCTGATGGCGGCGAACGCACTCGGCTATGCTTCCAACTGGCTGACGGAATGGTATGCCTTCGATGAGAAGGCCTATCCGCTGCTGGGCGTGGAGCCGGGCGAACGGATCGCCGGATTCATCCATATCGGCACGGCGATGGTGCCGCCGACCGAGCGCCCGCGGCCGGAACTCAAGGAAATCGTCACCTGGGTCGGGGGAGGCGCCTGA